The genomic DNA AAATACATAGGTattaaaactgtaaagaaaaagccAGGGAATGGTTAGCCAGGGAATGGTTAACATAATATTCAGGAGAGCAATTACCTCTAGATGGGGAGGGTAAAGGAATAAGACAAGAGGGAGCTTCAGAAGAACAAGTATTCTCTTCAGCTTTATAACattaatttttagaattcttCACTAGTATTACATGTTACATACTTTGTATGCTGTGTGTGGAAGGTGTGTCCTGCCAGGGAGGCTTTACATTTGCTTCTGCTGGAGGCCACCGGTCTTACCAGCCTGGGGCTGAGGTTTGTGTCAGTTTCTTGGCCTGGGGCTTCCTAGAACTTGCGGATAGTATAAATTTGAGCCTCAAACCCACATAAAGGTGGCCCTGTGGTTAAGGATTCCCTAGGAGACATTCCACCCCCAGCACATACCCCGACTGCACAGCCCCCAAGCTGCCTTCCTGTCTCCTTCTGCTGGCAGGCAGGCTGTTTTCTAGTCTGCCCTCACTGCGGGCACAGCCCTTTCAGGGTCCCATCAGGGTCCCAGCTTCACGGGGAGGCGTCAGTTCCAACTCCCCACAGAGAGCCCAGTTGCTCAGTAACCCAACTGGAAATGTTCCCAGGACAGCCTAACACAGTTCTCCAGTTCCCTTTCTTAGTTGCTCCTTAAgagtttcctttacttttttgagAGTTAAACTGTGCATTCAAGAGGGTGTTTACTTTTTATCCACTATTTTTATCCACTATTTCTAGCTCTGTAGTCGGAAAATTTCGGTTTGTCTAGCCTGCAATGCTGTCTTAAACAGAGGTCTTTCCACTCCGAAACAAGCGCAAACCAGTCACATCTAGATTATCTTGAACACATTCATTACTTTTGAGCATCTCACTCTAAGTCCCACGCAGCGATTGGTAAAACAGAGGAGAGTGCGGGCTGCAAAATGGACCCAAAGAGAGCGTCCATAAACGACTGGGAATCCGCCTGCTCTGAGAGATGAAGCCAGCTGTAAGTAATGTTCTTGGCCGTGCGCACACACACGCTTGTTTTACTAGGGCTGGCACCCTTGCCTATGTCCTCTAAATGCttaaaaatcaaagcaagatccagGTCAAAATTGTATTAATAGAGAGTGTACGTAGCCGGAAAATGGGAGACTGTACCACAAAGACAACGTACCCCTGAGAAAAGCAGACTCCACAAGTTGAGAGCGCCACACCACTCCCTCATGTTAACTTCTGAGGTCTCCTTGTAATACCCATATTTGAATTACCTTATGGGCTCTGACACATTTGCTTTTATCCCTAACAGAGTCTTGCATGATCTGATTACAACCCCAAAGAACTGAGCATCACTGGCAAAACACACATACCTACGTGAATAACTACGTGAATAAGAAACCCACGATTTACTGACTGCTCATTCATACTGCCCACGAGTGATACAGGATTTAGTGGGGTTTTTAGAGTTAATCTAAAAACGTACTCACCGCTTGTTTTGCCTCGAGGATAGTCCTAGTCTTCCTCGCAAGGGATGTGTCGAACGATCTGACAGTCACTAACTCTACCACTGCATTCCCACCGTAGAGATTgtacatgtcatctgcaaactgaagAGTTACTGACGTTACTATGAATCTCAAAACacatacttatttaaaatttttgtaaagcTTCTGTGCACtacaagaaaaaatacaaatacctaCTGGCTCATGAAATACAGTGTGTCTTAAAATAGGCAAGTCTTAAAGgtttaaatattcagaaaagtgTTAAGATTCTATAAACgttcaaaataaaattacttcCAGAAAGGAGTAGTCACtgaatttgttggtgtataagtTGGGGGCAGGGAAGTAGGAAAAATGAAATCTTTGTTGTCTCTGGTTGATTGCAAACATCTACAAAGATTTAACTATGAAGCCTCACTGAAGAGCTGCAGGTGAATAACGTCAAGGGCAGAAGAAAACTAGCATTTACTAGTATCTGCTAAATGTCTGGTACCGTGCTAAGTGTTCTCCTTCGGTTATTTCATAGGGATTAACGGGGATTTACTAGTATCTGCTAAATGTCtggtactgtgctaagtgttcTCCTTCGGTTATTTCATGGGGATTAACGGGGACAGAGTTTCGGGGAAGCTGAAAGTTCTGGCGATGGATGGTGGTACAGTtgcccaacaatgtgaatgtacttagtgccacagAGCTGTAtatacttagaaatggttaaatggtaaatttatgttagATATATTTTACCAGAGACAtccctgggatttccctggtggtccagtggttaggacttggcactttcactgccggggcccgggttcgatccctggtcgaggaactaagatcctgcaagccgctcggcaaggccaaaaaaaagacaaaagacagaCATCCCAACATACACCTGTGACCTACTCCATCCTCCGTCACTGAAATTAGAGGGCCCCTCAAAGAAGGTGAGTAAAAAGACTTCAATCAATAATTTCACTAAGCAGATTTTTCCCTAAAAGTCAAGTGCTCTAACTGCTCACACCCCATTCACTGATGGTTTAAATGGTTTACCTTTTGTAGAGCATCAACAAGGATCTTAGAAGCATCTCTAAATTGTTCAGAGTCTTCCCCGTAACGTTTCCCAATTTCGTCCAAACCTGCCAGCTCCAGTGAGTATAAATCAGGAGAATGATCCTTGGCTAGATGCTTATGTCGAGACAACTTAggagaacaaacaaaaggaaatagaTGAAGTATTGTCAAACACAGCCAGTTGGAGTTTTACACCTAACTAAACTAGGCAGAAACACCCCAGGGTACCACAATAGTCTAGAACGGTGGCAAACAGAACTGGTTTAAATGGGAGTTTCTGATAAAACAAATCCAACACAAATCTCATTTTTAGGAGCAGTTATAATaaaagctcttttaaaaattaaaaatttcttagtTTAAAAACCTCAGGTCCGGGCCAGGGTATGAGAGAGCAGATGGTTGGACCAGACTGATCCCAGAAGAGACGAGCCATCAGTGCTCACAGAGCAGTCACCTCCCACACCACCAGCACTACACTTCCACACTCCCCAAACCAACCCCACTGAGAGTTTGGGCAACAACTTCAGAAGACGGCACACGGgtaagattttctatttcatcataggagggtttttttaaaaaagtcattcaccaaaatcaccaaaaaaaaaaaaaaatatatatatatatatatatatatatatacacacacacactacaggcATATATATTCCCTTCCTGACTTGGTCGACTGCATTATTAGTCCAAACTGTTTAAGTCTTGATGTCTGAGTCTTGATGTCTGACAAGAAATCAACAGGTCAGAAGCCTGTGTTCTTGGAAGATATATTAATACTATCCCTCCTAAAGGTAGAAATGCAAAGTAATTTGTTAACGTGCGATGAGTTCAAACTTCCCAACACCACCGCTGATTTCTCAACTTCCATGGAATCATAAATCTAGGGCACATAACTTTTTGACTGGTTTCACTATCATTCAAGGACTCTCTAGAAATGTCTTCCGGAACCAGAATAAATGGAACTGAAAAATTAGAGAAGCCTACTTACCAGACTTGAAATATCATGTAGCACTTGCagttcagaaagaaaaagcagatcaACCTGcagagagcagaaagaaatgagcattattttattttattttatttatttatttatttatttatttttttgcggtacacgggcctctcactgttgtggcctctcccgttgcggagcacaggatccggacgtgcaggctcagcggccatggctcacgggcccagccgctccgcggcatgtgggatcttcccagaccgggccacgaacccgcgtcccctgcatcggcaggcggactcccaaccactgtgccaccagggaagcccaacagctttatttttgataaagctGTGATAAAGCATCTAAACTCTAAACTGGTTTTCCCTCAGGACATCAGAACATTCTGGCGCACTGCAACGAGGTCCTGCCAATAGCCTACTTTGCTCACATCCCTTGAAGAATAAAAGATGGTGGTCCTGGTCATCCAGAGTAGGTGAAGAAGGGAGGCTACCACAAAGGTGGCACGCCATGTGGTTAAGAGGGTGCATGAACAGGTGGTGAAGCTGGCATACAGGAGTCAAAAGTAAGGGTGGTGCCCTCCACTGTACAGTCaagaatgaattagaaaaatgagGCAACACATCAAAAGTGGCAGTGAATAATGGCTCCCACATTACCAGGTCCACACAGCTCTACCAACTAGTTACTGTGATTTCTGGCCTGTCAGGATCAATTGGTGGCAACCCTTGCGCTAGAACGTAGTGCTATTTATTACTACAGATCAGCTCACAAACAGAGTCAATTCATTCatgagattcattttttaaaaattacactaaaggaaaagaatctactCCAAGCAATAAACTAgcaaaacttttcattttctaaaaggtCAAGTTTGCTCTAAAGTCAGGAGCATAAGAAATGGGAAATTACTAAtgatgttcatttattcattcaataactgTACTACTTACTTCATTGTTCCTACTCAGAGAATTGAGGGGAAGTGAACTGAGAACAGAGTTTTCTTGAAACAGTCGATTGCGGAGCTGTCTTAGTGTTACTGAGAGATCTTCAAAAACCGAGTTTGCCTTCCCCACCATGTACACTCTCTGCAAGAATCCAAAAATTTTGTTACATTCTACACAATTCCAATATACAGAGGTCTGTCAgcatttttcataaattttcattaaataaagaaagcttattttttaaagcatttaaaataaaaactgtatcaCACTTACTTCCTCACTGGGAGCCAACTGTAAAACTACAGGAGTTTCTTCAGAAAATAAGGAGTGAATGGAATTTGCAACGCTGTCAAGACTAAAAGGAACTGCCTGAAATTTAATAGTGAGATCTTAATTATTATCAGAaccaaaatgggaagaaaaatcatttacatagtattaaaaaaagagccttaaaaaaaatgtaccagCATTTTCTGTGGAAATCAAAACATCATATCCAAACACAAAGAGCCCTTTTGAGGGCACAAGAAGATTAAGCAGCCCCTAGTGGGCCAATGAGTGTGTCTCCAAATGTGCCTATATGAGAAAAAACGTgcaaaataaaggacaaaacatTACCTTCCACAAACGACCACTTTCTGGTGGTCATTCAGGTATTTTAAGCAGCAATACATCTGGTTTCAATATTGATAAAATGTGCCACAATGAATGTATATTCTACAATAATGATAATGTATTAACTTGCATTTAAGAGAAGGTCAAAGGAATTTGAAGACTTGAATATAATTGAAAGAgaccatttttcatttcagaattttaaaaatgtttataagatGTAGGGTTTGGTCTTCAGATAGACTGAAGACTCAGGCAAGGCATAAAGTATGTCACAAGAATTCTGAATGTGAAATTTATCTTGGGAACACATGATATTAATAAACCGAAATAGCTAATTGtgataaaatgtacttttttccGTGAATTTATTATTAAAGTGAAACATACACATAATATGGTGCACAGATCTTGGAGTCAAAGCTCAAGGAATATTTACAAATGGATATGCTCATATAAGCCAACCAGAGCAAAACATCAGCGCCCTACaagcctctctccccactccctccacccccaggggTAACCAAAATTCTGACGTCTATTCCCATAGACCTGTTTTTGccccacattattttttaaaataaattatggtaattTTCCCCtcaaaaacttattttattcttaatattattaCAACAAGCAGTACAGtagtaatgtttttgttttaatggagATTTCgtccagtgatttttttcccccagtaattCCCTTTACTATTATTAAAAGGTTCATGTGTATAAGTAGCTCGTTAATGTGGGCCAGGCAGAAATAAATGTGATTAATAAACGTGAAGTGTAATCTATTTTTACTCTTACACAAGATGCATATTAACTCTTCCCCAAATTCTCTTAAAATAAGTTAATGAGTAACTGAAGAAGGGGAAGAGTTCCAGCTTGCAAAAGCATCCTGTTACAAGCTCCCTGAGTCAGCCACAAGCGCTCCTCCTTTTGCAAGCACACACTTCACTTCCTTGGGCTTTGGAAGGAATACGAGAACATGTAACAaactctccagcctcatttcacCTCAGTGGCACACACAGCAGGAAAGTTGAAGATTAAAGGTAACGTGTCCCTAGCAATCAAATTGGAGAAGCTACTGAGTCAGGTGAGCGCCaaactgtgaaagaaaagaaaaaattatatagactgctatactataaaaggaaaaaaggtcaCGCTTAAAATCCCATGACTGTTTTCTTCTACTACGTTATAAGGATACACATGTTTGTCCTGGGAAAAATGTAAATTCTGTATCTACAGGACTTGAAAATCTAATGATAACAGCTAGCTAATCAAATAGAAGCTTTAGTGGAATTCTAaggctttttttttggggggggggtgattTTTCCCTCAGAGCTTTATATCTTTCCACCTACTGCCACTAAAAGGATTAGAAGCAGTCAGTCAGGGTCAAGCAATAACATGacctctttttaaatgtttagttttGGATTGTAGGCTAATGAAAATCTTAATGGCATATTggatttttaatatactttattttttggctgtgctgtgtggcctaTGGGATCGTAGTTTCCCGACCacggatggaacctgtgccccctgcagtggaagcgcggcgtcttaaccactggaccagggaCGTCccatatatacattttgttttgttttgtttcccttttttgcggtacgcaggcctctcactgctgtggcctctcccgctgcggagcgcaggctcagcggccatggctcacaggcccagccgctccgcggcatgtgggatcctcccggactggggcacgaacccgtgtcccctgcatcagcaggcagactctcaaccactgcgccaccagggaagcccccatatataCGGTTTTAAAAGAGATCTTCTACAGTGATTTTCACAGAAATCACATAACAAGCTACTTAATAATCTTTGCGAAGACTAAAAGTATCTTTTTCACGTCTTGCATTTTTATTGTTCCCTTCCTTCCATTTACTCTGAAATTCTTTAGGTTTCTTTAGCTCATTAATTTCCAATCTTTTAAATTATCTAACATGTGCCTGTAGGGTTATAAATTTTCCTGCTTCTTACCACTTTAGCTGTGccccacaatttttaaatatatggcaCATTTGTGATATTCAGTTCCAAATAATTTCAACACTTCCACCATAATTTTCTCCTCAACCAATGAATTATTTAGGACTGTGTCTATTCCAGCTATCTTTTcttgttggctttttaaaaattaatttttaagagttatatatatacatgcggTTTAAAGAGACAATTATCTAAGACTTTCTATGGAAGATAAGTTTGCGCATCCATTTCCTATTTCTATGAGGtactttctttcctcccccatcttttttcttcctcacttCGAGTtagtttttccagttttattgagataccgTTAACATACATCACTGTGTAAgttttaaggtatacaacatgatggtttgacttacatatactgtgaaatgattactgcaataagtttagtgaacatccatcatctcatagatacaaaaaaaagagaaagcaaaaaagaaaattttttttccttgtgataactTAGAATTTACCCTCTTGACAACTTTCACATGtatcacacagcagtgttaactacagtcatcatGCTGACTGAACATTAATTACATCCTTAGTACCTATTTATAGCACTCACCTTCaaatcttttgtttccttttctttttaccaCCACCTCTAAATGTTTATACTACTCcatactgattttttaattttaggcattATGTATTTATCGCCCATTATAGAAAATGAGGATCTAGCTCTCCCACATTACCAACCACAGCCCTATCCCCTTACAAgcactctctctctccactctccCAATAGTTacaattttcatttctgtatcatTTTATTATAACTAAACAATATTCTCAGCCTAGCTTCATACTATGCAAttcctgcttttcctttcttgcGCTTCTGGTCCCTAATGgcaatgatgagaaatctgctacCATTTTGCTCTCATTCCTTTGTCATGACAGCGTCTTTTCTCTCTGGCAAGATTATTAGCGTCCGCGTCCTTGACAGTTCTTCAATTTCACTATATTTAGGTGTTGATTTGGCTTTAGTCTACCTCAGTGTGCTCTAAACCTGAGGAGTCGTTCTTGTGTTTGTTTCTACCATTTCCAAGCATTTTTTAAGGTATCATTTGTTACTGTATTCAGATTTAACTGCATTGTGGTCAGAGAGGGTGGTTTATATGATACTGATTATTATCCACTGAGATTTGCCTTGTGGCCTAGTACCTGGTCATTTTTTGTAAGCATGTCATGTGTGCTTGGAGATAATCTATACTAGACCACAGGAAAAGTGTGAAACATGCCCCACCACCAAAATCAACATCATATAGACCAGTGTTACAATGCAGTGAAAttagaaactgaaaaatcaaaactTATTTTGAAAGAACCCATATGTTAcaacacttctaaataactcatgggtTAAAGAAATCAgtagaaattacaaaatatttttaagtgaaaatgaaagcaccacatatcaaaaatatcttttaactGCCTCTGGTTTCTATCCCTTCCTTTAACTCTTTCACaattttaatgtatgtatttttaaatctctttttgaGGCTGGTCTGTTATCTGCAGTAGTTCTAGGGGGATGAATTCTGTTTGTCGCACCTGCTGACTTTCTCATggcgtttttttccttcaagtgtTTGGTAAATTCAACTCCTCTTCGATTCTTTTTTACCgaaggagccctgggctggggaggtgtCTGTGTGGGGTGGACTGTGTGAATCCGGAGCATGTGACTGCACAGCACAAGCCCATAGTTCCGATTTCTCTTAGGGGGGCTCTTTGGGCCCCACAGCTAAGGGTGGCAACCCAGCTCCTTCATGGTAGCCCTGGGGCAGCTGGGGTTTTAACAGTCCTCCTTTCAAGAACAAGACAGCATTTTATAGCCCCAGGCTTTCTGTAGGGAACACAATttcaccttcagctcctgctCACCACTGTGGCTTTTGAATTCCCTATTCATATCTG from Lagenorhynchus albirostris chromosome X, mLagAlb1.1, whole genome shotgun sequence includes the following:
- the ATP6AP2 gene encoding renin receptor translates to MTVLVVLLSFLVAGVLGNEFSILRSPGSVVFRDGNWPIPGERIPDVAALSMGFSVKEDLSWPGLAVGNLFHRPRATVMVMVKGVDKLALPPGSVISYPLENAVPFSLDSVANSIHSLFSEETPVVLQLAPSEERVYMVGKANSVFEDLSVTLRQLRNRLFQENSVLSSLPLNSLSRNNEVDLLFLSELQVLHDISSLLSRHKHLAKDHSPDLYSLELAGLDEIGKRYGEDSEQFRDASKILVDALQKFADDMYNLYGGNAVVELVTVRSFDTSLARKTRTILEAKQAKDPSSTYNLAYKYNFEYPVVFNMILWIMIALALAVIITSYNIWNMDPGYDSIIYRMTNQKIRMD